Proteins encoded together in one Impatiens glandulifera chromosome 1, dImpGla2.1, whole genome shotgun sequence window:
- the LOC124919472 gene encoding inosine triphosphate pyrophosphatase, with protein MAAGRIGGSGLVLSRPVTFVTGNPKKLEEVKAILGQSIPFQSIKLDLPELQGEPDDISREKARLAAKQVDGPVLVEDTCLCFNALKGLPGPYIKWFLEKTGHEGLNNLLMAYEDKSAYAMCIFSLALGPASEPLTFVGKTLGKIVPARGPNDFGWDPIFQPDGYELTYAEMPKEEKNKISHRSRALALFRSHIVEAGYRFEINPSPPN; from the exons ATGGCGGCTGGGAGGATTGGAGGATCGGGCTTGGTATTATCTCGACCGGTGACCTTCGTCACCGGCAATCCCAAGAAGCTCGAAGAAGTTAAAGCCATCTTGGGGCAATCTATCCCTTTTCAATCGATCAAACTCGACT TGCCGGAACTGCAAGGTGAACCCGATGACATTTCTAGAGAAAAAGCTCGATTAGCTGCCAAGCAg GTGGACGGCCCTGTTCTTGTGGAGGACACATGCCTATGTTTCAATGCCCTTAAGGGTCTACCAG GGCCTTACAT AAAATGGTTTTTGGAGAAGACTGGTCATGAAG GTCTAAACAATTTGCTAATGGCATATGAGGATAAATCAGCCTATGCTATGTGTATATTTTCCCTTGCTCTTGGGCCTGCATCTGAGCCTTTAACTTTTGTTGGAAAGACTTTG GGAAAGATTGTTCCTGCAAGGGGACCCAATGATTTTGGATGGGATCCAATTTTTCAACCTGATGGTTATGAGCTAAC TTATGCGGAAATGCCAAAAGAGGAGAAGAACAAGATATCTCACAGATCAAGAGCTCTTGCATTGTTCAGATCCCACATTGTTGAGGCTGGGTATAGATTTGAGATAAACCCATCTCCTCCTAACTGA
- the LOC124919471 gene encoding probable pectate lyase 8: protein MLVSKKWISICSLVLLVLFIGAIARVHIHTNVLRAEETEQLQSSTNSTMAESQLNVTETLNEHTMEDPEEVVAMVKMAIRNSTERRRKLGYFSCGTGNPVDDCWRCDPDWNRNRKRLADCGIGFGRNAIGGRDGQFYVVTDPNDDDPVNPRPGTLRYAVIQDQPLWIIFKRDMVITLKQELIMNSFKTIDARGVNVHIANGGCITIQYITNVIIHGLHIHDCKPTGNAMVRSSPSHFGWRTMADGDAISIFGSSHVWIDHNSLSSCADGLVDAVMGSTAITISNNHFAHHNEVMLLGHSDGYTKDKVMQVTIAYNHFGEGLIQRMPRCRHGYFHVVNNDYTHWEMYAIGGSAEPTINSQGNRYLAPSNPFAKEVTKRVDTGGAGGEEWKDWNWRSEGDMLLNGAYFTPSGAGAAASYSKASSLGAKSSSMVGVITASAGPLGCRTGRQC, encoded by the exons ATGTTGGTCTCTAAGAAGTGGATTTCCATCTGTTCATTGGTGCTCCTTGTCCTGTTCATTGGAGCCATAGCAAGAGTACACATACATACCAATGTTCTAAG AGCTGAAGAAACAGAGCAGTTGCAGAGCTCTACTAACTCAACCATGGCAGAATCACA GTTGAACGTGACTGAAACATTAAATGAACATACGATGGAGGACCCAGAAGAGGTTGTAGCCATGGTTAAGAT GGCAATCCGAAACAGCACTGAGAGGAGGAGGAAATTGGGTTACTTCTCATGTGGAACGGGTAACCCAGTTGATGACTGCTGGCGGTGCGACCCAGACTGGAACCGCAATCGAAAGCGCCTAGCTGACTGTGGCATTGGGTTTGGGCGAAATGCAATTGGAGGCCGTGATGGACAGTTTTACGTTGTAACAGACCCGAATGACGATGATCCAGTGAACCCACGTCCGGGTACCCTCCGTTATGCAGTCATCCAGGACCAGCCCCTTTGGATTATCTTCAAGCGAGACATGGTGATTACTCTCAAACAGGAACTCATCATGAACAGTTTCAAAACCATTGACGCTCGAGGAGTGAATGTTCATATCGCTAACGGAGGTTGCATCACGATTCAATACATTACGAATGTAATAATTCATGGACTCCATATTCACGATTGCAAGCCAACTGGAAATGCTATGGTGAGAAGCTCGCCGAGTCATTTCGGGTGGAGAACTATGGCGGATGGGGATGCCATATCTATATTTGGATCAAGCCATGTATGGATAGATCATAATTCACTGTCTAGCTGTGCTGATGGGTTAGTTGACGCTGTGATGGGTTCGACAGCGATAACGATATCTAACAACCACTTCGCCCACCACAATGAGGTGATGTTGTTGGGTCATAGTGATGGGTATACGAAAGACAAGGTGATGCAAGTGACGATAGCGTATAACCATTTTGGAGAAGGGCTGATACAGAGAATGCCGAGGTGTAGGCATGGATATTTCCATGTGGTGAACAATGACTATACACATTGGGAGATGTATGCAATTGGTGGAAGTGCTGAACCTACTATAAACAGCCAAGGGAACAGATATCTAGCCCCTTCTAACCCTTTTGCAAAGGAG GTGACAAAGAGGGTGGATACAGGTGGAGCAGGTGGAGAAGAATGGAAGGATTGGAATTGGAGATCGGAAGGAGATATGTTGCTAAATGGGGCATATTTCACTCCGTCTGGGGCAGGAGCAGCAGCCAGCTACTCGAAAGCTTCGAGCTTGGGGGCTAAGTCTTCTTCCATGGTTGGTGTCATTACAGCCAGTGCAGGTCCTCTTGGTTGTCGCACTGGCCGTCAGTGTTAG